The proteins below come from a single Desulfomicrobium escambiense DSM 10707 genomic window:
- a CDS encoding DMT family transporter: MTFSLPFFALSMAMLLWGSSFVAFKYAVMTFDPIVVVFTRMSVSAALFLLVLPAWRPRSIKRGDVWFMVFMALCEPCLYFVFEGQALTLTTASQAGMVAATLPVLVAVCAGFLLGERLSRRSWIGLLLALAGVAWVSLTGTATEVAPRPVLGNFLELAAMLCAAGYTVSMKKLCASYSPWFLTAVQSLVGTVFFLPLLFLPSTDLPQAFPAGPSMAVMYLAVGISIGAYGLYNFGISRLPAWQASAFVNLIPVISMLLGWAWLGESLNAAQLAGVAVVFGGVVLSQEWGGADKDGAPGRVVADEGVDEEGALPQPLGVMKEAMAPVRRRK, translated from the coding sequence ATGACCTTTTCGCTCCCCTTTTTCGCCTTGTCCATGGCCATGCTCCTGTGGGGCAGTTCCTTCGTAGCCTTCAAGTATGCGGTCATGACCTTCGACCCCATCGTGGTCGTTTTCACGCGCATGTCCGTCTCGGCGGCGCTCTTTCTGTTGGTTCTTCCAGCGTGGCGGCCGCGTTCCATCAAACGCGGCGACGTCTGGTTCATGGTCTTCATGGCCCTGTGCGAGCCGTGCCTGTACTTCGTCTTCGAAGGCCAGGCTCTGACCCTGACCACGGCCTCCCAGGCCGGGATGGTCGCGGCCACGCTGCCCGTCCTGGTGGCGGTCTGCGCAGGGTTCCTGCTGGGCGAGCGCCTTTCGAGGCGCTCCTGGATAGGCCTGCTCCTGGCCCTGGCCGGGGTGGCCTGGGTCAGCCTGACCGGGACCGCCACCGAGGTCGCGCCGCGGCCCGTGCTCGGCAATTTCCTGGAGCTCGCGGCCATGCTCTGTGCGGCCGGGTATACGGTCAGCATGAAGAAGCTCTGCGCCAGCTATTCCCCCTGGTTCCTGACGGCGGTGCAGTCCCTGGTCGGGACCGTGTTCTTCCTGCCGCTGCTCTTTCTCCCTTCGACGGATCTGCCCCAGGCCTTTCCTGCCGGTCCGAGCATGGCCGTCATGTACCTGGCCGTGGGCATCAGCATCGGCGCGTACGGGCTCTACAACTTCGGGATCAGCAGGCTCCCGGCCTGGCAGGCCTCGGCCTTCGTCAACCTCATCCCCGTCATCTCCATGCTGCTGGGCTGGGCCTGGCTGGGGGAAAGCCTCAACGCCGCCCAGTTGGCCGGCGTTGCGGTGGTCTTCGGCGGGGTGGTCCTGAGCCAGGAGTGGGGCGGGGCTGACAAAGACGGCGCCCCCGGCCGCGTTGTGGCGGACGAGGGCGTCGATGAGGAAGGCGCGTTGCCGCAGCCTCTGGGCGTGATGAAGGAGGCCATGGCTCCGGTGCGGCGCCGGAAGTGA
- a CDS encoding ATP-binding protein — protein MIRKIIEIDEEKCTGCGQCVTGCAEGALAIIDGKAKIVKDMFCDGLGACIGHCPEDALHIIEREAEDFDEEAAMEHVRRTGGVAPQGHGHGTGHGGCPSAQVQTMKPAHGGCPSAGMMRMTPCDRANVPSGQVGSALSHWPIQIRLIPPHAPFLQDADLLIAGDCCPVATPDFHGRFLAGRTIMLGCPKFDNAAEYVERLSQVFAQNRINSITVLEMEVPCCSGLSRIVGQALAKSGRDIPCTRAIVARDGQVSEERITPAAAPMGLGKL, from the coding sequence ATGATACGCAAGATCATCGAAATAGACGAAGAAAAGTGCACGGGCTGCGGCCAGTGTGTGACCGGGTGTGCGGAAGGGGCTCTGGCCATCATCGACGGCAAGGCCAAGATCGTGAAGGACATGTTTTGTGACGGCCTCGGGGCCTGCATCGGGCACTGCCCCGAGGACGCCCTGCACATCATCGAGCGCGAGGCCGAAGATTTCGACGAGGAGGCTGCCATGGAGCACGTACGCCGCACGGGCGGCGTCGCCCCCCAGGGTCACGGCCACGGCACCGGGCACGGCGGTTGCCCCTCGGCCCAGGTCCAGACCATGAAGCCCGCCCACGGCGGCTGCCCCTCGGCCGGCATGATGCGGATGACGCCCTGTGACCGGGCCAACGTCCCGTCCGGCCAGGTCGGCTCGGCCCTCTCCCACTGGCCCATCCAGATCCGGCTCATCCCGCCCCACGCGCCGTTCCTGCAGGACGCCGACCTGCTCATCGCCGGCGACTGCTGCCCCGTGGCCACGCCGGACTTCCACGGCCGCTTCCTGGCCGGGCGGACCATCATGCTCGGTTGCCCCAAGTTCGACAACGCCGCCGAATATGTGGAACGCCTGAGCCAGGTCTTCGCCCAGAACCGCATCAACTCCATCACGGTGCTTGAAATGGAAGTGCCCTGCTGCTCCGGCCTGTCGCGCATCGTCGGCCAGGCCCTGGCCAAGAGCGGCCGGGACATCCCCTGCACGCGGGCCATCGTGGCCAGGGACGGTCAGGTCAGCGAGGAGAGAATCACGCCCGCCGCGGCGCCCATGGGCCTTGGCAAGCTCTAG
- a CDS encoding amino acid ABC transporter ATP-binding protein, whose translation MHTPPIIDVQSIDKFFYTPERLQALNRVSCSVAPGEVVVIIGPSGSGKSTFLRCLNRLEYADSGHIIIDGVDILDPKCDINAIRAEVGMVFQSFNLFPHKTVLENLTMAQMTVRGRSKQEAEAKGMALLEKVGISEKFAVKPDQLSGGQQQRVAIARSLAMDPKIMLFDEPTSALDPEMVGEVLDVMKNLAREGMTMVVVTHEMGFAREVADRVLFMDKGEILEEGAPEHFFTAPTHERTKEFLGQIL comes from the coding sequence ACACCCCCGAACGGCTGCAGGCCCTGAACCGGGTCTCCTGTTCCGTGGCGCCGGGCGAGGTGGTCGTCATCATCGGGCCCTCGGGCTCGGGCAAATCCACCTTCCTGCGCTGCCTGAACCGCCTGGAGTACGCCGATTCCGGGCACATCATCATCGACGGCGTGGACATCCTCGACCCCAAGTGCGACATCAACGCCATCCGCGCCGAAGTCGGCATGGTCTTCCAGTCCTTCAACCTCTTCCCCCACAAGACGGTCCTTGAGAACCTGACCATGGCCCAGATGACGGTGCGCGGGCGCTCCAAGCAGGAGGCCGAGGCCAAGGGCATGGCCCTCTTGGAGAAGGTCGGCATCTCCGAGAAGTTCGCCGTCAAGCCGGACCAGCTCTCGGGCGGCCAGCAGCAACGCGTGGCCATCGCGCGCTCCCTGGCCATGGACCCGAAGATCATGCTCTTCGACGAACCCACCTCGGCCCTGGACCCGGAGATGGTCGGCGAGGTGCTGGACGTCATGAAGAACCTGGCCCGAGAGGGCATGACCATGGTCGTGGTCACTCACGAAATGGGCTTCGCCCGAGAGGTTGCGGACCGTGTCCTTTTCATGGACAAGGGGGAAATACTGGAGGAAGGCGCGCCCGAACATTTCTTCACCGCGCCGACGCACGAACGGACCAAGGAGTTTCTGGGACAGATTCTGTAG